Proteins from one Sabethes cyaneus chromosome 2, idSabCyanKW18_F2, whole genome shotgun sequence genomic window:
- the LOC128738878 gene encoding RNA-binding protein spenito yields the protein MSSNRSGDRDRITVKIRNMKRSASRDSPPRSKRRGSIGRYEGSSDERVSPDRMRRRIARSPSPRGGSGRYTSPHREEYSRSARETERYSYKVLCVSALHPKASDEFIKETLYREYKKFGDFSIRISHDLDERVAYVCFRTSEDAREAKHAKSRIVLYDKVALVEPVYESAKTESYRRPRSSSPQDYDRHYYARSPGIPPPERRRPEHHPYDSYGPPPGRMHHPDFRPPMHHEYMPRGPPMHHHGPPHMHPGPPHHHYMPRPYMPRPRAPFDKPENKKDKFPNYLHHIQPEDDPLATRTLFAGNLEINISDDELRRIFGKYGIVEDIDIKRPPPGTGNAFAFVRYQTLDMAHRAKVELSGQYIGKFQCKIGYGKATPTTRIWVGGLGAWTSVTQLEREFDRFGAIKKIEYNKGDTQAFILYDSIDAATAAVKEMRGFPLGAPDRRIRIDFADNGTTPAFPKRGGGFEDGGEYRRGPEYDFPEGAPAYEDGPGYGGYGGRPFRGRGGFRGRGGFRGGFHRDGPPHHHGEGDDWRRPGVDGDYESRRRSGSREPGIDRSRSRSPRRRSPADSDSDSSSRRTGMLSNARTLPEVARKSTTVWQGALILKSSLFPAKFHLTDGDNDIVESLMKDEEGKHHLRITQRLRLDQPKLEDVQKRISTSSSHAIFLGLPGSTSSVASSDDASVQTRPLRNLVSYLKQKEAAGVISLLNKETEATGVLYSFPPCDFSTELLKRTCHNLTEEGLKEDHLVIVVVRGGTA from the coding sequence ATGAGTAGCAACCGGTCAGGCGACAGAGATCGTATTACTGTGAAGATACGTAACATGAAACGCAGTGCCTCGCGTGATTCTCCACCAAGATCAAAGAGGCGCGGTAGTATTGGACGTTACGAGGGTAGCTCAGACGAACGCGTTAGTCCGGATAGAATGCGGCGCCGTATTGCCAGATCACCGAGTCCTCGAGGAGGCAGTGGCCGGTATACTTCTCCTCATCGTGAAGAGTATTCTCGGAGTGCTCGAGAAACTGAACGGTATTCATACAAGGTATTATGTGTGAGTGCTTTGCATCCGAAAGCATCTGATGAATTTATTAAGGAAACGTTGTATCGTGAATACAAAAAGTTTGGAGATTTTAGCATTCGGATTTCGCATGACTTAGATGAACGCGTAGCTTATGTGTGCTTCCGTACATCGGAAGATGCTCGGGAGGCGAAACATGCAAAGTCTCGCATTGTATTGTACGATAAAGTAGCTTTGGTTGAACCAGTGTACGAGTCAGCCAAAACTGAATCCTATCGTAGACCACGTTCTTCTTCACCACAGGATTATGATCGTCATTATTATGCTAGGTCTCCCGGAATCCCTCCACCGGAAAGAAGACGCCCCGAGCATCATCCATATGATAGTTATGGTCCTCCACCAGGCCGTATGCACCATCCAGATTTTCGTCCTCCAATGCACCATGAATATATGCCACGTGGACCGCCGATGCATCATCATGGGCCTCCACATATGCATCCAGGGCCTCCACATCATCATTATATGCCCCGTCCTTATATGCCGCGTCCACGGGCACCATTCGATAaaccagaaaataaaaaagataaatttCCCAATTATTTACACCATATTCAGCCAGAAGATGATCCGTTAGCCACCAGAACATTGTTTGCCGGTAATCTTGAAATTAACATTTCTGATGATGAACTCCGCCGTATATTTGGCAAGTATGGTATCGTGGAGGATATTGACATTAAACGACCACCTCCTGGAACAGGAAACGCATTTGCTTTTGTTCGTTATCAAACACTGGATATGGCACACCGTGCCAAAGTTGAGCTATCGGGTCAATACATTGGCAAGTTCCAGTGTAAAATAGGATACGGTAAAGCTACACCAACTACGAGAATTTGGGTTGGAGGTCTAGGTGCCTGGACTTCGGTTACTCAGTTAGAGCGAGAATTTGATCGATTTGGCGCTATCAAAAAGATCGAATATAACAAAGGTGATACTCAAGCCTTTATTCTTTACGATTCAATCGACGCTGCCACTGCTGCTGTTAAAGAGATGCGAGGTTTTCCTCTCGGTGCTCCAGACCGTAGAATTCGTATTGATTTTGCTGATAATGGGACAACACCTGCTTTTCCGAAACGTGGTGGTGGATTCGAAGATGGAGGTGAATATCGTCGCGGTCCAGAATATGATTTCCCGGAAGGCGCACCGGCTTATGAAGATGGACCTGGATATGGCGGATATGGAGGTCGACCATTCCGAGGACGTGGTGGATTCCGCGGTCGTGGAGGTTTTCGTGGAGGATTCCATCGTGATGGACCTCCACATCATCACGGGGAAGGAGACGATTGGCGTCGTCCTGGAGTGGATGGCGACTATGAATCGCGTCGTAGGTCAGGCTCTCGAGAACCTGGTATTGACAGATCCCGCTCTCGTTCACCACGTCGACGCAGTCCGGCAGATTCTGATTCCGATTCTTCCTCCCGCCGTACTGGAATGTTATCCAATGCTAGAACTTTACCGGAAGTAGCCCGTAAATCTACAACCGTGTGGCAAGGGGCGCTGATTCTGAAGAGCTCGCTCTTCCCAGCCAAGTTTCATCTGACCGATGGAGACAACGATATCGTGGAAAGTTTAATGAAAGATGAGGAAGGCAAACATCACCTTCGTATTACTCAACGTCTTCGCTTGGATCAGCCCAAGTTAGAAGATGTACAAAAAAGAATCTCCACTTCATCATCCCATGCTATTTTCCTTGGTTTGCCAGGATCTACCTCATCGGTAGCTTCGTCAGATGATGCTAGTGTGCAAACACGCCCATTGCGTAATTTGGTTTCgtatttgaaacaaaaagagGCGGCAGGCGTAATATCATTGTTGAACAAAGAAACTGAAGCGACCGGGGTACTGTACTCCTTTCCTCCCTGTGATTTCTCCACGGAACTACTAAAACGCACTTGTCATAATTTGACGGAAGAAGGATTGAAGGAGGATCACCTGGTCATTGTGGTGGTCCGTGGTGGTACTGCCTGA
- the LOC128736992 gene encoding S-methyl-5'-thioadenosine phosphorylase, whose translation MGPPVKIGIIGGSGLDDSQIIESRSEKVVNTHFGNPSDVLIEGKIAGVDCVLLARHGRNHSIMPSNVNYRANIWALKSLGCTHLIVSTAAGSLQENIHPGDIVIPDNFIDRTTKRTQTFYDGNELLVGVCHITMEPAFCTQTRKALIDTAKELGIGVHDKGTVVTIEGPRFSSKAESKLFRQWGADLVNMTLVPEVVLAKEAGLCYAAIAMATDYDCWRDCGENVNVADVMATFKKNVTKVTELITAVIPKIAAIDWTDTFEDLKNVVNGSIMLPHSN comes from the exons ATGGGACCACCTGTAAAG ATTGGAATAATTGGTGGGTCCGGCCTAGACGACAGCCAAATAATTGAATCTCGTTCGGAAAAAGTAGTTAATACTCATTTTGGAAATCCATCTGATGTCTTGATTGAGGGTAAAATTGCTGGAGTTGATTGTGTTCTGTTGGCACGCCATGGCCGAAATCATTCTATAATGCCATCCAATGTTAATTATCGTGCAAATATTTGGGCTCTAAAATCTCTTGGGTGCACCCACCTAATTGTATCCACTGCTGCTGGTTCTCTACAGGAAAACATTCATCCTGGAGACATTGTTATTCCAGATAATTTTATTGACCGTACCACTAAAAGGACGCAAACGTTTTACGATGGCAATGAGTTGCTTGTAGGTGTTTGTCATATTACGATGGAGCCTGCCTTTTGTACTCAAACTCGTAAAGCATTGATAGATACCGCTAAAGAACTGGGCATAGGTGTACACGACAAAGGAACCGTAGTAACTATTGAAGGCCCACGGTTCTCTAGCAAGGCCGAAAGTAAACTCTTTCGTCAGTGGGGAGCCGATCTGGTAAATATGACATTGGTCCCAGAAGTTGTATTAGCCAAGGAGGCTGGACTCTGTTATGCAGCCATAGCGATGGCAACGGATTACGACTGCTGGAGAGATTGTGGTGAAAATGTTAATGTAGCGGACGTGATGGCTACATTTAAGAAAAATGTCACAAAAGTAACAGAGTTGATTACAGCTGTCATTCCAAAAATTGCTGCTATTGATTGGACTGATACGTTTGAAGATTTGAAGAACGTCGTAAATGGAAGTATAATGCTACCTCATTCAAACTAG
- the LOC128737065 gene encoding elongation factor Tu: protein MNKFKHIIAAVKLYRSTKLVTSSLNPVLLRPENTSYAHRRFSSYIVESDDHCNVGTIGHVDHGKTTLTAAITKILSKEGRANYVPYDQIDRAPEEKARGITINAAHIGYKTSKRHYAHTDCPGHADYVKNMISGASQMDGAILVVAATDGQMPQTREHLLLARQVGIEHIVVFINKADQVDGEVIELVEIELRELLEDFGFDGINSPVVTGSALLALKGDTSELGEPSIQRLLKAIDDYFPSPKRDFTSPFLLPIDNAFTLPGRGTVVIGTLARGTVKRNAEAELLGFDEYVKTTIGGLQVFQKDVNQAKAGDNIGALIRNVKISAVQRGMVLCASGSEKMSNHFNCTMYLLAKNEGGRAKPLTSKYIQQLFSKTWNVPCRIDLVSQEMLMPGDHGAIRLTLLRKMVMSCGQTFTIRENGKTVATGLVTEILNSVDLPQKKLIKLQLDSL, encoded by the coding sequence ATGAACAAGTTCAAACATATTATTGCTGCTGTGAAATTGTATCGATCAACTAAACTTGTCACAAGTTCTTTAAATCCTGTTCTCTTGCGCCCGGAAAACACATCTTATGCGCATCGAAGATTCTCATCTTATATCGTCGAATCGGATGATCATTGCAATGTTGGGACAATTGGGCATGTTGATCACGGCAAAACTACATTAACTGCAGCAATAACAAAGATATTATCCAAGGAAGGCCGGGCAAATTATGTGCCTTATGATCAGATTGACCGTGCCCCTGAAGAAAAAGCAAGAGGTATAACTATCAATGCAGCTCATATTGGCTACAAAACAAGCAAACGACACTACGCACATACTGATTGTCCAGGGCATGCTGATTATGTAAAGAATATGATATCTGGAGCATCACAAATGGATGGAGCAATTCTAGTCGTAGCTGCTACCGATGGTCAAATGCCTCAAACAAGAGAACACTTGTTATTGGCGCGACAGGTTGGCATCGAACATATTGTTGTATTTATCAACAAAGCGGATCAAGTCGATGGGGAAGTAATAGAACTAGTTGAAATCGAGTTACGAGAACTGCTAGAGGACTTTGGGTTCGATGGGATTAACAGTCCTGTGGTTACCGGTTCCGCATTACTCGCCTTGAAGGGCGATACATCAGAACTAGGAGAACCTTCTATACAACGGTTATTGAAAGCAATTGACGATTATTTTCCGTCACCTAAAAGAGATTTCACGTCGCCTTTTCTTCTGCCAATTGATAATGCCTTTACCTTACCTGGCAGAGGAACTGTGGTTATTGGAACGCTTGCTAGAGGTACGGTGAAGAGAAATGCTGAAGCAGAGTTGCTTGGTTTCGACGAGTATGTTAAAACTACTATAGGAGGACTTCAAGTGTTCCAAAAAGATGTTAATCAAGCCAAAGCCGGCGACAACATTGGTGCATTAATAAGAAATGTGAAAATTTCTGCAGTTCAGCGAGGTATGGTTCTTTGCGCTTCAGGTAGTGAAAAAATGTCCAATCATTTTAATTGTACAATGTAccttttggcaaaaaacgaaggTGGACGTGCTAAACCGTTGACATCAAAGTATATACAACAGCTTTTTAGTAAAACGTGGAATGTTCCTTGTCGTATAGATCTTGTTAGTCAGGAAATGCTCATGCCAGGAGATCATGGAGCCATTCGACTTACACTTCTAAGAAAAATGGTTATGTCCTGTGGACAAACATTTACCATACGGGAGAATGGTAAAACAGTGGCCACTGGATTAGTAACTGAAATTCTCAATTCAGTAGACCTTCCACAGAAGAAATTAATTAAATTGCAGTTGGATAGTCTTTGA